The Demetria terragena DSM 11295 sequence ATCCACCGTGCGGGTATTCCGCCCCAACCTCGACCGCGACGGCTGGGTCGCGCCGTACGCCGTCCTTCAGATCGTCACCGACGACATGCCTTTTCTCGTCGATTCGGTCACGGCCGCCTTGAGCCGTGAAGACCGCGACGTGCATCTGCTGCTGCACCCGCAGATGAGCGTCCGCCGCGATGCCGATGGTGCGCTGCAGGAGGTCACTCCCGCGAGCGGACGAGCCGGCGTCGGAACGGTCGAGTCATGGATGCACTTGGAAATTGACCTCGCCAACGACGAGGACAGCGACCGCTCTCTCGAGGCCACACTGCGCAAGGTGCTTTCGGACGTGCGTGCCGCGGTGGAGGACTGGGAGGAGATGCGGGATGCCTGCACCAACCTGGTCAAGGTCCTTGGTGCCGACCCGCCCCTTGGCATTCCGGAGAGCATTGTGGAGCGCACGCGCGGCTTCCTTCGCTGGCTCGCGGACGACCACTTCACGTTCCTTGGCTACAAGGAATACGAGCTCGATACCGTCGATGGCGAGGATGTCCTCCGGTCTGTACCAGCGTCGGGCCTTGGGGTGCTGCGCGGCGACGATGGCGAGTCTCGCTCGTTCCGCAGGCTGACCGGAGAGGTGCGTTCACAGGCGCGCGAGCCCCAACTCCTGATTCTGACGAAGGCCAACTCACGGGCCACCGTTCACCGCGGGACCTACTTCGACTACATCGGCGTCAAGACGTTCGACGTCAACGGAAACGTCGTGGGAGAGCGTCGTTTCCTGGGCCTCTACACCTCGACGGCCTACACCGATTCCGTGCGTCGGGTTCCCGTCGTACGTGAGCGCATCGAAAAAGTGTTGCAGCGCAGCGGTTTCCACCCCTCAAGCCATTCCGGCAAGGACTTGCTGACGGTGCTGGAAAACTACCCGCGCGACGAGTTGCTGCAGACCGGTTCCGATGAGTTGTACGACATTTCCACCAAGGTGTTGCGACTCACCGAGCGTCGCCAGTCTCAGCTCTTTCTGCGCAAGGACGACTACGGCCGCTACATGTCGGCCATGTTCTACCTGCCTCGGGACCGATACAACACCGCGGTGCGGTTGCGCATGGAAGGGATCCTGCGCGAGGAGTTCAATGCCGACAGCGTCGACTTCACCACCAGCGTCGATGAGTCTGTACTCGCCCGCATTCATTTCGTCGTGCGCGTCAAGCCTGGCGAGTCGCTGCCCGAGGTCGAGCCCCAGGCACTGCAGGCTCGACTGGTCGATGCGACGCGCACGTGGGGGGAGCGGTTGTCCGCTCAGGCCGAGGTCGAAGACGGCAGCATCGCCGCCGCGCGCGTCGCGTCGCTGTATTCACGGGCATTCCCCGAGTCCTACAAGGAGGACTTCAGCGCCCGTCAGGCGGTGGCTGACCTTCGTCGGTTGGAGGCTCTTGAAGGCCCCCTCGACACCGAGTTCACGCTCTATCGCGAGCCTGGCGCGGACCCGCATGTTCGCCGCTTCAAGCTCTTCCGACGCTCCCCGGTGATGCTGACTTCGGTCATGCCGATCTTCACGGACTTAGGTGTCGGAGTCACCGACGAGCGCCCCTATGAGATGGATCGCGCCGACGGCGAAACGGTATACATCTACGACTTCGGTCTGCGCGCCGACGACCCAGATGTCTGGGGCACTGGCGAAGACGAGATCGCGGCCGTCCGAGAGGTCTTCCAGGACGCCTTCGCTGAGGTCTGGGATGGCCGGGCCGAGAGCGATGGCTTCAACGCGCTGGTTCTGCGGGCCGGTATGCGTGCGAGGGAAGTCACGGCGTTGCGTGCGATCGCGCACTACCTGCGCCAGGCAGGAAGTACCTTCAGCCTGAATTACATGATCGAGGCCACGCTGGCCAACATCAATCTCGCTCGTGCCGTCATCGAGTTGGTTGACGCCCGCTTCGATCCGGAGCTGAACCTGGACATGGAGGCGCGCGAGGCGGCGGAGCAAGAGGTCCTGGGCCGCATTGAGGCGGGGCTGGAGAACGTCGCCAGCCTCGACCACGACCGCATCATCCGCTCCTTCGTTGGCGTGGTGCGAGCGGTGTTGCGTACCAACGGGTTCCAGCGTGACGAGCAGGGTCGTCCGCGGGACGTGTTGTCGTTCAAGATCGACTGCGCGAAGGTGCCAGGACTGCCCAGCCCGAAGCCGATGTTCGAGATCTGGGTCTACAGCCCTCGCGTCGAGGGCGTTCACCTGCGCTTCGGGAAGGTGGCCCGCGGCGGACTGCGTTGGAGCGACCGTCGTGAGGACTTCCGCACCGAGGTTCTTGGCCTGGTCAAAGCCCAGATGGTCAAGAACGCCGTCATCGTGCCGACCGGTTCCAAGGGCGGCTTCGTCGCGAAGCAACTGCCCGACCCTGCCGACCGGGAGGCCTGGCTCAATGAGGGCATCGCGGCTTACAAGGCCTTCATCGCCGGGATGCTCGACCTGACGGACAATTTGGTCGACGGTGCGGTCGTGCCGCCGGCGCAGGTCGTACGCCACGACCCCGACGACACCTATCTCGTCGTGGCTGCCGACAAGGGCACCGCAGCCTTCTCGGACATCGCCAACGGGGTGGCGCAGTCGTACGGCTTCTGGCTGGACGACGCCTTCGCCAGCGGTGGATCGGCGGGATACGACCACAAGGAGATGGGCATCACTGCCCGCGGTGCATGGGAGTCGGTCAAGCGCCATTTCCGTGACATGGGAGTCGACTGCCAAACCGAGGATTTCACCGCCGCAGGTGTCGGTGACATGAGCGGCGACGTCTTCGGCAACGGGATGCTGTTGTCGGAGCACATTCGCTTGGTTGGCGCCTTCGACCATCGGCACATCTTCATCGATCCCACGCCCGACGCAGCAACGACCTTCGTTGAACGCCAGCGGTTGTTCGAACTGCCGCGCAGCTCGTGGGCCGACTACGACACGTCGTTGATCTCAACGGGCGGTGGAATCTGGCCGCGTTCGGCGAAGTCGATTCCGGTCAGCGCCCAGATGCGGCAGGCCCTTGGGCTCGACGACGGCGTCACGTCGATGACGCCGAACGAACTGATGCAGGCCGTGCTGCTGGCTCCAGTAGACCTGTTCTGGAATGGCGGCATCGGTACCTACATCAAGTCCAAGAGCGAGAGCCACCACGAGATTGGCGATCGCGCTAACGACGCGATCCGGGTCGATGGAAATTCGTTGCGCTGCAAGGTGATTGGCGAAGGCGGAAACCTCGGAGCGAGTCAACTTGGCCGCATCGAGGCAGCCATGGCAGGGGTCCGCGTCAACACTGACGCCATCGACAACTCGGCGGGCGTCGACAGTTCTGACCACGAAGTCAATATCAAGATCCTGTTGACCGAGCAGATGCGTTCTGGCGCCCTGACCCTCGAAGAACGCAACACCCTTCTGGCGTCGATGACTGACGAGGTGGGATCGCGGGTCCTGCGCGATAACTACCGCCAGAACACGCTGCTTGGCAACGCTCGCGCCCAGCACGGTTCGATGGCCACCGTGCACCAACGTCTGATCCGTTCTCTCGAAGAGCGGGGTGAACTCAACCGGGCGCTTGAGTTTCTCCCAACCGATGCCGAGTTGGACGAGCGCGAGGCTGCTGGTGAGGGGTTGACCTCACCCGAGCTGTCCGTCCTGTTGTCCTACGCAAAATTGGCGCTCAAGGCGGATCTGTCGGAGAGCGAGTTCACCTCGGATACCTGGTTCGACCAGACGCTGGTCGAGTATTTCCCGGAGCCGCTGCAGGAGCGTTATCGGGACGCCATCCTCGAGCATCCACTGCGCGATCAGATCATCATCAACTCGGTGGTCAACTCCGTCGTCAACCGCGGCGGGATGACGTTCGCCTTCCGGGTGGGCGAAGAGACTGGTGCGGATGCCGTTCAGGTTGTTCGGGCCTTCGTGGTGGCCAGGGAGGTCTTCGGGCTCGCCGACTTCATTCGGCAGGTTGACGCGCTCGACAACACCGTGCCGACATCGGTTCAGACGACCCTCTATCTAGAGTTCCGACGCCTGATCGACCGGGCGACCCGCTGGTTGCTGCACTCTCGGCCGTCGCACTTGGACGTGGGCCGGGAGATCGAGCGCTTCCAAG is a genomic window containing:
- a CDS encoding NAD-glutamate dehydrogenase, whose amino-acid sequence is MTLAQSQSQSESRTELLKAAAKHAPPGSDGDDLCTEFYRGLESAELADYGSDHLAGIFRSHLQLAQKRLPGESTVRVFRPNLDRDGWVAPYAVLQIVTDDMPFLVDSVTAALSREDRDVHLLLHPQMSVRRDADGALQEVTPASGRAGVGTVESWMHLEIDLANDEDSDRSLEATLRKVLSDVRAAVEDWEEMRDACTNLVKVLGADPPLGIPESIVERTRGFLRWLADDHFTFLGYKEYELDTVDGEDVLRSVPASGLGVLRGDDGESRSFRRLTGEVRSQAREPQLLILTKANSRATVHRGTYFDYIGVKTFDVNGNVVGERRFLGLYTSTAYTDSVRRVPVVRERIEKVLQRSGFHPSSHSGKDLLTVLENYPRDELLQTGSDELYDISTKVLRLTERRQSQLFLRKDDYGRYMSAMFYLPRDRYNTAVRLRMEGILREEFNADSVDFTTSVDESVLARIHFVVRVKPGESLPEVEPQALQARLVDATRTWGERLSAQAEVEDGSIAAARVASLYSRAFPESYKEDFSARQAVADLRRLEALEGPLDTEFTLYREPGADPHVRRFKLFRRSPVMLTSVMPIFTDLGVGVTDERPYEMDRADGETVYIYDFGLRADDPDVWGTGEDEIAAVREVFQDAFAEVWDGRAESDGFNALVLRAGMRAREVTALRAIAHYLRQAGSTFSLNYMIEATLANINLARAVIELVDARFDPELNLDMEAREAAEQEVLGRIEAGLENVASLDHDRIIRSFVGVVRAVLRTNGFQRDEQGRPRDVLSFKIDCAKVPGLPSPKPMFEIWVYSPRVEGVHLRFGKVARGGLRWSDRREDFRTEVLGLVKAQMVKNAVIVPTGSKGGFVAKQLPDPADREAWLNEGIAAYKAFIAGMLDLTDNLVDGAVVPPAQVVRHDPDDTYLVVAADKGTAAFSDIANGVAQSYGFWLDDAFASGGSAGYDHKEMGITARGAWESVKRHFRDMGVDCQTEDFTAAGVGDMSGDVFGNGMLLSEHIRLVGAFDHRHIFIDPTPDAATTFVERQRLFELPRSSWADYDTSLISTGGGIWPRSAKSIPVSAQMRQALGLDDGVTSMTPNELMQAVLLAPVDLFWNGGIGTYIKSKSESHHEIGDRANDAIRVDGNSLRCKVIGEGGNLGASQLGRIEAAMAGVRVNTDAIDNSAGVDSSDHEVNIKILLTEQMRSGALTLEERNTLLASMTDEVGSRVLRDNYRQNTLLGNARAQHGSMATVHQRLIRSLEERGELNRALEFLPTDAELDEREAAGEGLTSPELSVLLSYAKLALKADLSESEFTSDTWFDQTLVEYFPEPLQERYRDAILEHPLRDQIIINSVVNSVVNRGGMTFAFRVGEETGADAVQVVRAFVVAREVFGLADFIRQVDALDNTVPTSVQTTLYLEFRRLIDRATRWLLHSRPSHLDVGREIERFQGEVQRLSSAVPGLLRGAERQRWEASVAGLVEKGVPQDLAEQTAALLDTFSLLDIVELSQSRELDADRIAEVYYALSERLGIDRFLVAVAQLPREDRWDALARGAVRDDLYSVLNSLTSTVLDATDSDLSALERVEQWALDNETATTRGTQALAGILDLEQPTLASLSVALRTLRSVIRSGSAS